In the genome of uncultured Sphaerochaeta sp., the window CATATTGCCATGTTTGCAGATGTACGTTAGTGTGGTTGTATGTTGCCCGTCTGTGCTGCCATCCATGACCTGAGTTGCTATGCAAAAAGTTCGCTTACCGTCGTGCTTCCCACCTTGGAAGTGATGGGCGTTGAAGCATGTCCGGTTCCTACGGCCTTGCTTTCCAGCCAGACCGATGGATTTTCCTCCTATACCTTCACCGATACCACCGAGTCCCTGTCTCAGATTCTGGCAGCGTGGGAGTCCTTGGGGCTCGGCTTCGATGCCATTTATACGGGGTTCCTCGGAAGCGGGACTCAGGTGAGTGCCATACGTTCCTTCATCCAGAAGCAACGGCATCATGCAAACCCTTTGGTCCTGGTGGATCCCGTGCTTGGTGACGGCGGCAAGCTGTACGGACCGATGCAGGAATCAGATGTGGAAGCAATGCGCATCCTTGCCTGTGATGCCGATGTCATCACTCCCAATGTCACCGAGGCGGCTCTGCTTCTTGGCGTGCCGTACCAAGCGCAACTGGATGAGGAAACAGCACGCTCCTGGGCAAGGAAGCTATCCTTACAAACCCAGGCCAAGGTCGCCATCACCAGTGTCAATCTGCCTAGGGGAAAAGCCATTGCCTGTTTTGATGAAGGTGAGTCTTTCCTGGTTCCCTATCAGCATCTGAGTGCATCCTACCCTGGATGCGGGGATCTGTATGCAAGTCTCTTGCTTGGGTTCTTGCTTGATAAGGAGTCCTTCCGAACTGCGGCAACTGCTGCTGCGTCCTATACTTCCCTTGCCATAGAACGGACACTGGCATGCGGCTATGAGCATCGGCATGGGGTCATGCCCTCTCTCATGTTTGCTGACCTTGTTCAGGGAAAGATAAGCCATGGCACTTGATGTATTGGTGGTCGCCCCTCTGCACCATGAATTGGAAGGAATCCTAACAAAGCTGGATGAGCCCATTGATATCTCGGGAAAACGCGTTGTGGGTACTCTCATCGGAGTTGGCAAGGTGGTAAGCGCCCTAGCCACCCAGCAAGCGATTCTCGCCTACCAGCCGAAGCAGGTGGTACTGCTGGGGTTTGGCGGGGCTGTCGATCCGAACTTGGAAATCGGTTCTGCACTGATTGCCACCAAGGTTGTCCAGTACGATCTTGACCTGAGAAGATTCAGGCTGGCTTGGGGTGATACCTTCGGTCCCGAAGGTACGGTCGTCAAGGGTACCTTGGATCTGTTTGCACCCCCGTTGGCTGGCTTTGCTCCTGCCGTGTTCGGCACAGCCGATAGGTTCCTGCTTCGCAGTGAGCGTGAGCAACATCCTGAGCTTGCAACGGAATTGGGTATCGGCCTTGCCGATATGGAAGGGTATCCGGTGGCCCTCGCTTGCCGGATGCACCACATCCCCTGCATCCTGCTTCGCATCGTCAGCGATGATGCGCACGGAAGGCGGGCCAAACAGTTTTCCGTCTTTGCCAAACAGGGACGGAAGAAGCTTTCAGAGGGTCTTCACTCGTTGCTGGAAGAGCCGAGGGAAAAGTCTCCTACCAGCTTGTAGACACGCCCATCCTGTTTCAGTTCAATCTCACGGTCAGGGAAGTAGGCTTTGATCCTGCTGCGTAGGTATGCCATTGCAGCATCCTCAATTTCCTGCTTGTCTTCAGCCTTGACGCGCGAGAGCGTACGGATTTCCACCGAGACGATATAGCCCCTGCCATAGGTGCTCCCGTATCCAAGGGTAAACTGTGTACCGGTGGAGAAGAGGCCGTCATAGGCCACAGACGCCGCTTTGCCGCGGGCCGGGCGGTTGGGATGCAGGGGATAACGTTCGTGGAAGGTGTCCTCAAGATAGTGATCAAGATCATCAAAGAGCTTTCTCAGGACCCCTTCCAAGGCGATTTGCTTGGGGTGGGAGCTCATGATTTCTCATCCTCGAGATGATACCGCTGCAAAAACGAGTAGTAGGAGGAGAGAGCACTGTTTGCTGCCGGCTCGGGTGGAGGAAGAGAGAGCTCCTGTTTCTGTTCGGGAAC includes:
- a CDS encoding pyridoxamine kinase; translated protein: MLPVCAAIHDLSCYAKSSLTVVLPTLEVMGVEACPVPTALLSSQTDGFSSYTFTDTTESLSQILAAWESLGLGFDAIYTGFLGSGTQVSAIRSFIQKQRHHANPLVLVDPVLGDGGKLYGPMQESDVEAMRILACDADVITPNVTEAALLLGVPYQAQLDEETARSWARKLSLQTQAKVAITSVNLPRGKAIACFDEGESFLVPYQHLSASYPGCGDLYASLLLGFLLDKESFRTAATAAASYTSLAIERTLACGYEHRHGVMPSLMFADLVQGKISHGT
- a CDS encoding 5'-methylthioadenosine/S-adenosylhomocysteine nucleosidase, whose amino-acid sequence is MALDVLVVAPLHHELEGILTKLDEPIDISGKRVVGTLIGVGKVVSALATQQAILAYQPKQVVLLGFGGAVDPNLEIGSALIATKVVQYDLDLRRFRLAWGDTFGPEGTVVKGTLDLFAPPLAGFAPAVFGTADRFLLRSEREQHPELATELGIGLADMEGYPVALACRMHHIPCILLRIVSDDAHGRRAKQFSVFAKQGRKKLSEGLHSLLEEPREKSPTSL